A part of Miscanthus floridulus cultivar M001 chromosome 6, ASM1932011v1, whole genome shotgun sequence genomic DNA contains:
- the LOC136458672 gene encoding monothiol glutaredoxin-S5-like: MYQAIPYSSARPWLMPQAAEAAAVVAVKPEPAVLTIAEPVAAAAEEESARPNAAAGAGAGDDDGGKAEVGRAVAESPVLVVGRRGCCLSHVVKRLLQGLGVNPAVHEVADESALAGVVPAGAAAEAVALPAVFVGGKLLGGLDRLMAVHISGELVPILKKAGALWL; this comes from the coding sequence ATGTACCAGGCCATCCCCTACAGCAGCGCCCGGCCGTGGCTGATGCCGCAGGCGGCTGAGGCGGCGGCCGTCGTCGCCGTGAAGCCGGAGCCGGCGGTGCTGACCATCGCGGAGCctgttgcggcggcggcggaggaggagagcGCCCGGCCCAACGCCgcggccggggccggggccggggacgacgacggcggcaaGGCGGAAGTCGGAAGGGCCGTGGCGGAGAGCCCGGTGCTGGTGGTGGGGCGGCGCGGGTGCTGCCTGAGCCACGTGGTGAAGCGGCTGCTGCAGGGGCTCGGCGTGAACCCGGCCGTGCACGAGGTCGCCGACGAGTCCGCGCTCGCCGGGGTCGTCccggccggcgccgccgccgaggccgtCGCGCTGCCCGCTGTGTTCGTCGGGGGGAAGCTCCTGGGCGGGCTTGACCGGCTCATGGCCGTCCAcatctccggcgagctcgtgCCCATCCTCAAGAAGGCCGGTGCCCTCTGGCTCTAA